A genomic window from Hippocampus zosterae strain Florida chromosome 13, ASM2543408v3, whole genome shotgun sequence includes:
- the LOC127613415 gene encoding voltage-dependent T-type calcium channel subunit alpha-1G-like, whose protein sequence is MDERCSPVAPVMTDPPEPEPEPHDGGPSPERDREGGVRVNVSVEGEGRRRSDDDEVEEEEVKEEEEELPYPSLAPVVLLALSQNSPPRSWCLRAVCHPYPSAFCEQFG, encoded by the exons ATGGACGAACGCTGCTCCCCG GTGGCCCCGGTCATGACGGACCCCCCAGAGCCGGAGCCGGAGCCTCACGACGGGGGCCCCTCGCCGGAACGCGACCGGGAGGGCGGGGTCAGGGTGAACGTGTCTGTGGAAGGGGAGGGCCGACGGAGGAGTGACGATGACGaggtggaagaggaggaggtcaaagaggaagaagaggagttgCCGTACCCCTCGCTCGCCCCCGTCGTTCTTTTGGCGCTGTCGCAAAACAGCCCGCCCAGGTCGTGGTGCCTACGAGCCGTATGTCACCCATATCCTTCCGCCTTTTGCGAGCAATTCGGTTGA